The following is a genomic window from Caldicellulosiruptor danielii.
AAGGTATATACGGTGTTTTTTATTATGAGATACTTATAAGTTTCAGGAAAGCTGCAATGGACAATGGTTATGAGGTTGTTTTGCTCTCAACATCTTCAGAGGAGCAAAAAAGAATTTCTTTTGATGCAGTTATGCAGGAAAAAGGGCTTGAAGGCGCATTTATCATGGGACTTAAGATGGATGATGAGTATCTGAACGAAATACAAAAAAGTACCTATCCTGTGGTTTTGCTTGATATTCCAATAAGAAACTCAAATGTAGGTTATGTCACAACAAACAATTTAAAAGGTGCACAGCTTGCAACAGAACACTTGATTAACCTTGGACACAAGAAAATAGGGTTTTTGAATGGTCACAAAAAAGCATATGTCAGCCAAGAAAGATTGAACGGTTATATATTGGCACTTAGCAAAAACGGACTTCAGGTCGACAGTGAACTTATTTATGAAGGTGATTTTACAGAGGCAAGCGGGTTTAAAGCGGCAGACTATTTTGTCCAAAAAGGTGTCACAGCAGTGTTTGCTGCATCAGACATGATGGCAATCGGTCTTATAAAAAGATTAAAGGAACTTGGTGTGGATGTACCTAAAAAAGTTTCGGTTGTTGGATTTGACGATATATCCTTGGCTCGCTATATCACTCCTACACTTACAACAATAAGACAGAACAAGAGTGAGATGGGCAAATCTGCATTTTACCTGCTTTTAAACCTTATTTCAAAGCAACCCATAAACCACATTATCTTAGAGCCAGAGCTTGTGAAAAGAGAATCAACTGCAAGGCTGCGCTAAATCTCTTTGTAAGCTTTACAAAAAAGGCTGTGAGAAGAAAGCGCAAATCTTCTCACAGCCTTTAAAATTTTAATTGGCAAGTATAAATTCTTTGGTCTGTCCTCTTTTCAATTCAAAATTGCTACTATAATGTGAAAGCTGAATATTTTCTCCTTCCAAAAGTGTATAGGAAGCAATGCTTTTTGTTATTTCCACCTTCAAAACATTTCCCATGTATTTTATTTTGAACGATAGAT
Proteins encoded in this region:
- a CDS encoding LacI family DNA-binding transcriptional regulator, which gives rise to MRKNKNVTIKDIAKALGLSPSTVSRALNNYSDINPETRDKVIEMAKKLNYTPNIFAKSLVTNKTKRVGLFIEDMEKEGIYGVFYYEILISFRKAAMDNGYEVVLLSTSSEEQKRISFDAVMQEKGLEGAFIMGLKMDDEYLNEIQKSTYPVVLLDIPIRNSNVGYVTTNNLKGAQLATEHLINLGHKKIGFLNGHKKAYVSQERLNGYILALSKNGLQVDSELIYEGDFTEASGFKAADYFVQKGVTAVFAASDMMAIGLIKRLKELGVDVPKKVSVVGFDDISLARYITPTLTTIRQNKSEMGKSAFYLLLNLISKQPINHIILEPELVKRESTARLR